Within Osmia lignaria lignaria isolate PbOS001 chromosome 11, iyOsmLign1, whole genome shotgun sequence, the genomic segment GAATAATGCTCGGTAAAGGCACCTATGGAGTCGTTTACGCCGCTCGAGATTTAAACACTCAAGTTAGAATTGCAGTGAAAGAAATTCGTGAACGAAATCTAGGAGATGTACAACCCCTACACGAGGAGATTAAATTACACAGTCAACTGAGACATAGAAACATCGTGCAATATCTTGGTTCTGTAAGCGAAGATGGATACTTCAAAATATTTATGGAACAAGTTCCAGGAGGTAAATCAATAAGATTGTACAGTATCGATCAATATATTACTGTATAATATAGTAACACATTATGCAATGTACtgtatgttttatttatttctttaggaAGTTTATCAGCTTTACTTCGATCAAAATGGGGTCCTCTGAAAGAAAACGAATCTACAATCGCTTATTATACGAAACAGATTTTAGAGGGTCTCAAGTATCTCCATGATCAAAAGATTGTTCATCGAGATATCaaaggtaaaatgtaatatgtaaGTTTCATTTTTCGACGTTACAGGATTTTcatagtatttattatttttaggcGATAATGTTCTAGTAAATACGTATAGTGGCGTAGTCAAGATTTCAGACTTTGGCATGTCAAAACGATTAGCTGGTTTGTGTCCAAGTACAGAAACATTTACTGGAACATTGCAGTATATGGCCCCGGAAGTTATCGACAAGGGACAACGTGGATATGGTGCTCCTGTAAGCTAAATCTTTTGCAAACATTATCTTTGagtgtataatataaaaatctaTGTTATTTACACGTGTAGGCGGATATTTGGTCTTTGGGTTGTACAATAGTTGAGATGGCAACTGGAAAGCCACCGTTTATTGAGTTGGGTTCACCTCAAGCAGCGGTTTTTAAggtaaaatgtttatattatttaGAAATGATACAATCATAGCTATATTAAATTCGATGTTCTAACAGGTTGGATATTACAAAATACATCCAGAAATTCCATCAGAACTATCTGAAAGAGCGAAAAGTTTCATATTACGTTGTTTTGAGCCTAATCCAGACATAAGAGCAACCGCGGCTGAACTCTTAGAAGATCCATTTTTGAACGAGTAcgtgacacaagtaaaaaaattgCTACATAAGTAAATAGATTGgtcaatatatttttatgtttagGAAAAAGAAAACTAGTCGGTTAGTGGCACCACCTGATTTTGGTAGAAGTATTTCAGTACCTGCTGATAGACTTGAACGTTCAGGAAAATCTGATAAAACAAACAATAATCATGTCGTTTCCGCTTCTCCTATTCAGACTTCACAGTCAGATGATAGGTAACGtaaatcttttatttatgtAATACGTATCTACGTGTAAATGTTTATGTCGTTGCAGTCTttgaacaatttcatttttgttcTTATGTTATTAAAAGCGATTTTGTGATACGTTTCGTGTTGGTCGAATCAGTCTGTAGTAGTAAGATGATAACATAGATGATAATTGTCGAATAATAAATCTGAATACATTGCGTGCAATGTATTTGAACGCGTGGTTTGTGCTgtgatttttctgaaatttcatttcttaactatgttattttgtaatataatGAAATGTAATCAAAAAGTGTTACATACAGTGGAGGACTGACAAAGTCAAGCCCACTTAGAGAGCGCAGTCCAGCACACCTTCTGTCTCCCATCAGAATGCCCACTGCGACCCTTTCTTTTAACAGGTACGGTACTAACGTTATAAATGGTTAAAGCTGTCCATAAAAAGATATAACAAACAATAGTAgtacattacatattaaatttatttttataatataagttaagaaattaattagcaTTAACACTAATTATcccatatattttttaatacgttTACTAATACGTGCAGTGCTTTATGTTGCTGAATGTTCATGTGTTGTGGGCAATGGAGCTTCCTGTTTGGAATACATGTAATGGAGTGTatcttttcaaaatgaaaatgaaagaataagATTCTTATGATATTTCAAATCTTCCTTGTATACATCTTAAGCTAATTATATGAACTGAACTTTAAGTTATGAACTGAAGCTCGATATACTAAGCAAATTTAATACaaacatataaaaaaaatcGTCTATATAACACTGTTAATATGCTTTTTaatcattcatttttaatatttatagctTCAGTGATTGCCACATGTATTCAGGTTTATTTCCAATTTAGATGTATCAGGAAATATTCTTGCCCTTGTGACATGTGCATAATGTAAACTTAAAATTCATGTATAAGGAGATGAATATAAATAGCGTTTGAGATTAATGTTTAATCTTCATACTTCTAGTACGATAGGAAATACACCGTCCATAGAGACAAGTGAAACTGATATAGGTGGAGCTTCAATGACCAGGAGAAGTTCCTCGGGTGGTTTATTATCACCGGAAGTTGAATTAGGAGGTAATATTTCTAATGCTTAATAAAACCATTCGGTTTTAACGTAAATGATCTATTATTGATAGGTCAACCAGGACCAAAAACCGGTGAAGAACAAGAAGGTTTCTACTTACTGAAGAAGGATAGCCAAAGAAGAATGACACTAACTAGAGTTCTTACTCAAGACGAGGCAAAGATCTGTGAGGTTTGGATGAGAGGTATACATCAAGCAGAGGGTCAAACTGTCCTTCAAATGGTaattattgtttatacatatattcattAAATATAAGATACGTGTATGTAAATACTCTTTTTGTTTCAGTCCCATTTGGAATTATTAATGCGTGCTCTAAGAGATTATATCGCGGAACAACACCATGAAGTAATCGTTACAGCTATAAGAACATTGAAGGAAGAGCTAGACTTTGATTCTACTGCTATCAATCATCTTAATTTAGCCATTTACCTTTTCCAAACCGCGGTGAATGAAGTTTTACGAATGCATAGCATAAAACCTCACTGGATGTTCGCATTGGACAACTTAGTTAGAAATGCGGTTCAAGCAGCCATCACTGTACTCTCTCCTGGTAATATTGTAATCATTTTTTATATGAAGAAAGTGGTGTTACAAATCATCTTGCTGACTAATGGCTACTGACTAATACACTTTTTCATATTATCTAGTGATATGTTAAATGTGTATTGTATACATTTATCAGATATACAGATAATTATATCAGCTCTAAAAATATCTTAAATACAAATATCATCACCACTAATAAAGAATCTCTGGTACATTTAGACGTCAGTTAGCAGATCACTTTTCGTGGAGGGTGTCTATTAAGAAATTTGTTTAATGTGTAATTTATAGAACTTGGAGCTAATTTACTTGGTCAAGAACGCGTGCAACCTGGTGGCCAAGGTCCTGAAGAAGGATCTACATCCGGTGTGTCGACAGTGAACTCAGTGAAATCTCAAAAGACCGGTGATTCTCTCGATAATAAATATTGGAAAGAATACAGAGATCAAATGGGGGCCTTAAAAATGGAAAACATGAAATTGCTTCAAGAATTAATTGAAAGCCAAAAATCGTATCAGACTTTGTTGCAACAAATTCTTGACGAGCAAAGAGCTCAAGTTAATACTTTGACACGActttgtgaaaatattaatcgaAAAACTTTGAGACAGGAATCAGGGTAAGATACGATATATTTCCTAATTCGAATTTAACATGTACCTTAAAAAAGTaactaattttttttactttatttttaaagttataATTCATCGATATCTGGTAATATGGTACAACCGGCTGTATCATTGATTGTAAGTGATTCAAATTCTAGTGCAGTACCATGTACAGATCAAGCTCTTGTTGAATGGTTACAAAACCTTCAAATAGACGAAGCTTCAATCGAAAGAGTAAGTACCCTAAAAACTGTGATATCAATGAaatatgacattaattattaacattGTTTATAGTTTATGTATGAGCAATATACATTGAAGGATGTCCTGGAACATGTTTCTCGAGATGATATTCGTAGGCTGAATCTCAGGTAACTAACCAGATTTTTTTTCGTTTACACGAgtgatgtatttaataaataaattgtttgttTAGAGGAGGAATCGAATTAAGGATATGGCAAGCTATAATGAACCATCGACAAAATAATGATTAATAGCAACAGGAGGAGCGATTGTTGAATTgtataaaacattgaaattgatttttatgTTAACGGTTTACTTTATGCAGGGTAAAATATTTGTTCAAATGTGGCCGCTATGGCAAACGAGAAATGTTATTAGAAAACTGATAGCAGAATAAAATACCTGTATTGTTAGAGCATTGTTCGTAAATTCAGACTACGCGGATAGTTATAAATGCACAATGATATTATTAGTTTATTTCGTAGTTCCTAAACATAGAGAGTATTTACAAGACACGTGTGTACATATAACAAGTTTTGCATATACTGGTTCAACAAGATCTTGTTACagtggaaatttgaaatttctgagAATGCATTTAACGATTATGTCAATACAGGAATCAGTATCGTTGCATCCGCTAACTTACACGCACTGTAACTGATTGTAtgcaaaatttgtatttttattcaacaatttaTTAATCTAGAATATTACTCTTGCCAAATTTAAGCTCAAAAATTCAgtaatttggtccaattttcTTGTGAAtttgttcaatattttttactGCCAGAGCTAAAATTGATAttactgaaaaaaaagaaatatgtgcACGTAGAAAGTTGCCTTGTATTTTTGTGTTATGATTACAGTAAGTaatcttgaaacaagcgaatGTTCGTAGTGCCTTATAAACCGGTGTAATAGTACAACAGTAGATACTTATTATGTGCAAACAGTAACATTTCATTGCTGTATCTGTATATTTctcaagaaaataatatttacataagTGTCTTCCTAGTTGCACATAAAAACTATTTACTTGAAAGAGAAATACCATAAAGTGCTTGTTATAGCTTATATGAAAAGTCTGCTATTAACTGTGCGTCTAAAATCTACCAGTTGTTTGTAGATATGAATTTTTATCTAATAGATTTTCTGCTTCTTATACGATATTTTAGCGAACGATAAGAAATTCTTGCTTCCttaatatgtatattgtataGAATAGTCGAAAAATCACGTTTGCAGATCATCGATTTCTTCCATCGCAATACTGCAATATAATCACGCCAGACAATTAATATAAGTGCCTAATTTCATCAGGGATACATCAATTATATCGTAATTAAAGAATACATATACTTCTATAAAatgttgattaattaaatagcaTCGT encodes:
- the Ask1 gene encoding apoptotic signal-regulating kinase 1 isoform X3; protein product: MPSTCGDTIDMAGISQSATVEGISSTDSVGTHSDISGHTTISGRPRMDVACVLDLQQPEHLVQRRRALEEVRQACNLVNANMHHIQFEKLDFGETNVLDTFYNADVAVVDLSIQLQQSALFYHLGVRESFGMKENILLHNDVDTETTIRLKLSCGSYTFVSYRVVECGSCVATNPATTRITGDEVVDPKQHLTLKLKKLFQDVEVQSKAHMKEKFLADLRKARETYSGEELSKALNNMRKRLDDPNVLSGEVVLNVLISFREIQDYDAMVQLVDDLRTIPTHKNYINTPAIRYLYAFALNRRNKEGDRERALKVIEKALEKKENHVPDMLCLCGRIYKDKFVESRHTDLESLKCAIHWYRKGFEVQPNEYAGINLATLLVIAGNEFSKSEELQHIGMILNNLIGKKGSLSSLKDYWDVATFFEISVLAEDYSKAIQAAECMFKLKPPNWYLKSTIGNISLIDRFRKKNDEAEVSPEEQIFSFWMDYFVEATKSEVGDSIRFPLLVLEPTKILMPSYVNVNLGAEEKSVQIWNLCLDNMKNNCKQVHDWLFTANMIRSVSLYKRDERCLFLYVHQNSDDFQMYFPSVQCRQRFYDLILEMTRDQEGMVTDLDAYMTDDRMKFEYELDDQNKRIMLGKGTYGVVYAARDLNTQVRIAVKEIRERNLGDVQPLHEEIKLHSQLRHRNIVQYLGSVSEDGYFKIFMEQVPGGSLSALLRSKWGPLKENESTIAYYTKQILEGLKYLHDQKIVHRDIKGDNVLVNTYSGVVKISDFGMSKRLAGLCPSTETFTGTLQYMAPEVIDKGQRGYGAPADIWSLGCTIVEMATGKPPFIELGSPQAAVFKVGYYKIHPEIPSELSERAKSFILRCFEPNPDIRATAAELLEDPFLNEKKKTSRLVAPPDFGRSISVPADRLERSGKSDKTNNNHVVSASPIQTSQSDDSTIGNTPSIETSETDIGGASMTRRSSSGGLLSPEVELGGQPGPKTGEEQEGFYLLKKDSQRRMTLTRVLTQDEAKICEVWMRGIHQAEGQTVLQMSHLELLMRALRDYIAEQHHEVIVTAIRTLKEELDFDSTAINHLNLAIYLFQTAVNEVLRMHSIKPHWMFALDNLVRNAVQAAITVLSPELGANLLGQERVQPGGQGPEEGSTSGVSTVNSVKSQKTGDSLDNKYWKEYRDQMGALKMENMKLLQELIESQKSYQTLLQQILDEQRAQVNTLTRLCENINRKTLRQESGYNSSISGNMVQPAVSLIVSDSNSSAVPCTDQALVEWLQNLQIDEASIERFMYEQYTLKDVLEHVSRDDIRRLNLRGGIELRIWQAIMNHRQNND
- the Ask1 gene encoding apoptotic signal-regulating kinase 1 isoform X1, coding for MPSTCGDTIDMAGISQSATVEGISSTDSVGTHSDISGHTTISGRPRMDVACVLDLQQPEHLVQRRRALEEVRQACNLVNANMHHIQFEKLDFGETNVLDTFYNADVAVVDLSIQLQQSALFYHLGVRESFGMKENILLHNDVDTETTIRLKLSCGSYTFVSYRVVECGSCVATNPATTRITGDEVVDPKQHLTLKLKKLFQDVEVQSKAHMKEKFLADLRKARETYSGEELSKALNNMRKRLDDPNVLSGEVVLNVLISFREIQDYDAMVQLVDDLRTIPTHKNYINTPAIRYLYAFALNRRNKEGDRERALKVIEKALEKKENHVPDMLCLCGRIYKDKFVESRHTDLESLKCAIHWYRKGFEVQPNEYAGINLATLLVIAGNEFSKSEELQHIGMILNNLIGKKGSLSSLKDYWDVATFFEISVLAEDYSKAIQAAECMFKLKPPNWYLKSTIGNISLIDRFRKKNDEAEVSPEEQIFSFWMDYFVEATKSEVGDSIRFPLLVLEPTKILMPSYVNVNLGAEEKSVQIWNLCLDNMKNNCKQVHDWLFTANMIRSVSLYKRDERCLFLYVHQNSDDFQMYFPSVQCRQRFYDLILEMTRDQEGMVTDLDAYMTDDRMKFEYELDDQNKRIMLGKGTYGVVYAARDLNTQVRIAVKEIRERNLGDVQPLHEEIKLHSQLRHRNIVQYLGSVSEDGYFKIFMEQVPGGSLSALLRSKWGPLKENESTIAYYTKQILEGLKYLHDQKIVHRDIKGDNVLVNTYSGVVKISDFGMSKRLAGLCPSTETFTGTLQYMAPEVIDKGQRGYGAPADIWSLGCTIVEMATGKPPFIELGSPQAAVFKVGYYKIHPEIPSELSERAKSFILRCFEPNPDIRATAAELLEDPFLNEKKKTSRLVAPPDFGRSISVPADRLERSGKSDKTNNNHVVSASPIQTSQSDDSVTYSGGLTKSSPLRERSPAHLLSPIRMPTATLSFNSTIGNTPSIETSETDIGGASMTRRSSSGGLLSPEVELGGQPGPKTGEEQEGFYLLKKDSQRRMTLTRVLTQDEAKICEVWMRGIHQAEGQTVLQMSHLELLMRALRDYIAEQHHEVIVTAIRTLKEELDFDSTAINHLNLAIYLFQTAVNEVLRMHSIKPHWMFALDNLVRNAVQAAITVLSPELGANLLGQERVQPGGQGPEEGSTSGVSTVNSVKSQKTGDSLDNKYWKEYRDQMGALKMENMKLLQELIESQKSYQTLLQQILDEQRAQVNTLTRLCENINRKTLRQESGYNSSISGNMVQPAVSLIVSDSNSSAVPCTDQALVEWLQNLQIDEASIERFMYEQYTLKDVLEHVSRDDIRRLNLRGGIELRIWQAIMNHRQNND
- the Ask1 gene encoding apoptotic signal-regulating kinase 1 isoform X4, which encodes MPSTCGDTIDMAGISQSATVEGISSTDSVGTHSDISGHTTISGRPRMDVACVLDLQQPEHLVQRRRALEEVRQACNLVNANMHHIQFEKLDFGETNVLDTFYNADVAVVDLSIQLQQSALFYHLGVRESFGMKENILLHNDVDTETTIRLKLSCGSYTFVSYRVVECGSCVATNPATTRITGDEVVDPKQHLTLKLKKLFQDVEVQSKAHMKEKFLADLRKARETYSGEELSKALNNMRKRLDDPNVLSGEVVLNVLISFREIQDYDAMVQLVDDLRTIPTHKNYINTPAIRYLYAFALNRRNKEGDRERALKVIEKALEKKENHVPDMLCLCGRIYKDKFVESRHTDLESLKCAIHWYRKGFEVQPNEYAGINLATLLVIAGNEFSKSEELQHIGMILNNLIGKKGSLSSLKDYWDVATFFEISVLAEDYSKAIQAAECMFKLKPPNWYLKSTIGNISLIDRFRKKNDEAEVSPEEQIFSFWMDYFVEATKSEVGDSIRFPLLVLEPTKILMPSYVNVNLGAEEKSVQIWNLCLDNMKNNCKQVHDWLFTANMIRSVSLYKRDERCLFLYVHQNSDDFQMYFPSVQCRQRFYDLILEMTRDQEGMVTDLDAYMTDDRMKFEYELDDQNKRIMLGKGTYGVVYAARDLNTQVRIAVKEIRERNLGDVQPLHEEIKLHSQLRHRNIVQYLGSVSEDGYFKIFMEQVPGGSLSALLRSKWGPLKENESTIAYYTKQILEGLKYLHDQKIVHRDIKGDNVLVNTYSGVVKISDFGMSKRLAGLCPSTETFTGTLQYMAPEVIDKGQRGYGAPADIWSLGCTIVEMATGKPPFIELGSPQAAVFKVGYYKIHPEIPSELSERAKSFILRCFEPNPDIRATAAELLEDPFLNEKKKTSRGGLTKSSPLRERSPAHLLSPIRMPTATLSFNSTIGNTPSIETSETDIGGASMTRRSSSGGLLSPEVELGGQPGPKTGEEQEGFYLLKKDSQRRMTLTRVLTQDEAKICEVWMRGIHQAEGQTVLQMSHLELLMRALRDYIAEQHHEVIVTAIRTLKEELDFDSTAINHLNLAIYLFQTAVNEVLRMHSIKPHWMFALDNLVRNAVQAAITVLSPELGANLLGQERVQPGGQGPEEGSTSGVSTVNSVKSQKTGDSLDNKYWKEYRDQMGALKMENMKLLQELIESQKSYQTLLQQILDEQRAQVNTLTRLCENINRKTLRQESGYNSSISGNMVQPAVSLIVSDSNSSAVPCTDQALVEWLQNLQIDEASIERFMYEQYTLKDVLEHVSRDDIRRLNLRGGIELRIWQAIMNHRQNND
- the Ask1 gene encoding apoptotic signal-regulating kinase 1 isoform X2 yields the protein MPSTCGDTIDMAGISQSATVEGISSTDSVGTHSDISGHTTISGRPRMDVACVLDLQQPEHLVQRRRALEEVRQACNLVNANMHHIQFEKLDFGETNVLDTFYNADVAVVDLSIQLQQSALFYHLGVRESFGMKENILLHNDVDTETTIRLKLSCGSYTFVSYRVVECGSCVATNPATTRITGDEVVDPKQHLTLKLKKLFQDVEVQSKAHMKEKFLADLRKARETYSGEELSKALNNMRKRLDDPNVLSGEVVLNVLISFREIQDYDAMVQLVDDLRTIPTHKNYINTPAIRYLYAFALNRRNKEGDRERALKVIEKALEKKENHVPDMLCLCGRIYKDKFVESRHTDLESLKCAIHWYRKGFEVQPNEYAGINLATLLVIAGNEFSKSEELQHIGMILNNLIGKKGSLSSLKDYWDVATFFEISVLAEDYSKAIQAAECMFKLKPPNWYLKSTIGNISLIDRFRKKNDEAEVSPEEQIFSFWMDYFVEATKSEVGDSIRFPLLVLEPTKILMPSYVNVNLGAEEKSVQIWNLCLDNMKNNCKQVHDWLFTANMIRSVSLYKRDERCLFLYVHQNSDDFQMYFPSVQCRQRFYDLILEMTRDQEGMVTDLDAYMTDDRMKFEYELDDQNKRIMLGKGTYGVVYAARDLNTQVRIAVKEIRERNLGDVQPLHEEIKLHSQLRHRNIVQYLGSVSEDGYFKIFMEQVPGGSLSALLRSKWGPLKENESTIAYYTKQILEGLKYLHDQKIVHRDIKGDNVLVNTYSGVVKISDFGMSKRLAGLCPSTETFTGTLQYMAPEVIDKGQRGYGAPADIWSLGCTIVEMATGKPPFIELGSPQAAVFKVGYYKIHPEIPSELSERAKSFILRCFEPNPDIRATAAELLEDPFLNEKKKTSRLVAPPDFGRSISVPADRLERSGKSDKTNNNHVVSASPIQTSQSDDSGGLTKSSPLRERSPAHLLSPIRMPTATLSFNSTIGNTPSIETSETDIGGASMTRRSSSGGLLSPEVELGGQPGPKTGEEQEGFYLLKKDSQRRMTLTRVLTQDEAKICEVWMRGIHQAEGQTVLQMSHLELLMRALRDYIAEQHHEVIVTAIRTLKEELDFDSTAINHLNLAIYLFQTAVNEVLRMHSIKPHWMFALDNLVRNAVQAAITVLSPELGANLLGQERVQPGGQGPEEGSTSGVSTVNSVKSQKTGDSLDNKYWKEYRDQMGALKMENMKLLQELIESQKSYQTLLQQILDEQRAQVNTLTRLCENINRKTLRQESGYNSSISGNMVQPAVSLIVSDSNSSAVPCTDQALVEWLQNLQIDEASIERFMYEQYTLKDVLEHVSRDDIRRLNLRGGIELRIWQAIMNHRQNND